The proteins below are encoded in one region of Lactuca sativa cultivar Salinas chromosome 3, Lsat_Salinas_v11, whole genome shotgun sequence:
- the LOC111883307 gene encoding uncharacterized protein LOC111883307 isoform X1: MSRSAILNEVLNLNMAPKRGFYPLVLIVSLSALFIFSLHRYSSLPLPSSPPMTQFPLTNTNLNILQNPNIQTSPNFSLTIKVLTYDRLPSLTRCLRSLAAAHYDNDKVNIHIFIDHFKVLDQKDEYLDQKLNESRQILDFVDGFEWRFGQKMVHYRTGNVGLQAQWLEAWWPASDDEFAFVVEDDIELSPLYYRFLRGLIVNYYYNASNYSPWIYGASLQRPRFVPGKHGNKIHLDEDTQVFLYQLVGTWGQLLFPKPWKEFRLWYDIHKTKGIKPILDGMVTTGWYKKMGDKIWTPWFIKFIHSRTYFNIYTNFPHESALSVSHRDAGVNYGKTAGPDSNLLKETSQISKFSPLRNLKWYDFCFQEVSPNRIVNNVHDLDPILKSTQKSNTLILVNIHRTSKMFIKNLLCHFERLNVRNYVLVGPASDFLFDLARRGNPVINVDRFLDDFKKLKLSNVKNEVFVMAYVVKKALEMNYDTWVLDHDMIPVKPELFFDFLKLGLSVDFYVGERFGILFAKSSGSEIWTDRFVYEIAGMGGEGSFGILVGKLLEAKGVKLERVNDEGVEVKDSGSLMKNETKVVFWNSGLGLELVRNRLESFGLWIIDGECNCKAVICHSS, translated from the exons ATGAGCCGTTCTGCCATCCTGAATGAAGTTTTAAATCTGAATATGGCACCAAAGAGAGGGTTTTACCCTCTCGTCCTCATTGTATCTCTCTCAGCTCTCTTCATTTTCTCTCTCCACCGTTATTCCTCCCTTCCTCTCCCCTCATCTCCTCCCATGACCCAATTCCCACTTACGAACACAAATTTGAACATACtccaaaaccctaatatacaaacATCGCCCAATTTCTCTCTCACTATCAAAGTTCTCACTTACGATCGACTTCCGTCACTCACCCGCTGCTTACGATCCCTTGCTGCTGCTCATTACGATAACGACAAGGTGAATATTCATATTTTCATCGATCACTTCAAGGTTTTGGATCAAAAGGATGAGTATTTGGATCAGAAACTGAACGAATCTCGTCAGATTCTCGATTTTGTTGATGGATTTGAGTGGAGATTTGGGCAGAAGATGGTGCATTACCGAACTGGGAACGTTGGGCTGCAAGCACAGTGGTTAGAAGCATGGTGGCCTGCTTCTGATGATGAGTTTGCATTTGTGGTTGAAGATGATATCGAATTGTCACCACTGTATTATAGATTTCTTAGGGGTTTGATTGTTAATTATTACTACAATGCTTCAAATTATAGTCCATGGATATATGGAGCTTCTTTACAACGCCCAAGATTTGTTCCAG GTAAGCATGGGAACAAAATACATCTAGATGAAGATACACAAGTGTTCTTATATCAGCTAGTTGGAACGTGGGGCCAGCTTCTATTTCCAAAACCCTGGAAGGAGTTTCGTTTATGGTATGACATACACAAGACCAAGGGCATCAAGCCAATTCTTGATGGAATG GTAACAACAGGGTGGTATAAAAAAATGGGGGACAAAATATGGACACCATGGTTCATTAAATTCATCCACTCCCGAACCTATTTCAACATCTACACTAATTTCCCACACGAATCCGCTCTCAGTGTCTCTCATAGAGACGCCGGTGTCAACTACGGGAAAACCGCGGGTCCCGATTCCAATCTCCTCAAAGAAACTTCCCAAATTTCCAAATTCTCCCCCTTGAGAAATCTCAAATGGTATGATTTCTGTTTCCAAGAAGTCTCCCCCAATAGAATTGTAAACAATGTCCATGATCTCGATCCCATTttaaaatcaacacaaaaatcaAACACTCTTATACTCGTGAACATACATAGAACATCAAAAATGTTCATCAAAAACTTGTTGTGTCACTTTGAGAGGTTGAATGTTCGGAACTATGTTTTAGTGGGTCCCGCATCGGATTTTTTGTTTGATCTTGCGAGACGTGGGAATCCTGTGATAAATGTGGATCggtttttggatgatttcaagAAGTTAAAATTGAGTAATGTGAAAAATGAAGTTTTTGTGATGGCGTATGTGGTTAAAAAGGCGTTGGAAATGAATTATGACACATGGGTGTTGGATCACGATATGATTCCGGTCAAACCGGAGttgttttttgactttttgaaacTCGGTTTGTCTGTTGACTTTTATGTCGGGGAGAGGTTTGGGATTTTGTTTGCGAAAAGTTCGGGATCCGAGATTTGGACGGATCGGTTTGTGTATGAGATTGCGGGGATGGGTGGTGAGGGTAGTTTTGGGATTTTGGTAGGGAAGTTGTTGGAGGCGAAGGGTGTAAAGTTGGAAAGGGTAAATGATGAGGGGGTTGAAGTGAAAGATAGTGGAAGTTTGATGAAGAATGAGACGAAGGTTGTGTTTTGGAATTCTGGTTTGGGTTTGGAGTTGGTTAGAAATAGACTTGAAAGTTTTGGGTTGTGGATTATAGATGGTGAGTGTAATTGTAAGGCTGTTATTTGTCACTCGTCGTAG
- the LOC111883307 gene encoding uncharacterized protein LOC111883307 isoform X2 translates to MLQIIVHGYMELLYNAQDLFQIMMPGKHGNKIHLDEDTQVFLYQLVGTWGQLLFPKPWKEFRLWYDIHKTKGIKPILDGMVTTGWYKKMGDKIWTPWFIKFIHSRTYFNIYTNFPHESALSVSHRDAGVNYGKTAGPDSNLLKETSQISKFSPLRNLKWYDFCFQEVSPNRIVNNVHDLDPILKSTQKSNTLILVNIHRTSKMFIKNLLCHFERLNVRNYVLVGPASDFLFDLARRGNPVINVDRFLDDFKKLKLSNVKNEVFVMAYVVKKALEMNYDTWVLDHDMIPVKPELFFDFLKLGLSVDFYVGERFGILFAKSSGSEIWTDRFVYEIAGMGGEGSFGILVGKLLEAKGVKLERVNDEGVEVKDSGSLMKNETKVVFWNSGLGLELVRNRLESFGLWIIDGECNCKAVICHSS, encoded by the exons ATGCTTCAAATTATAGTCCATGGATATATGGAGCTTCTTTACAACGCCCAAGATTTGTTCCAG ATTATGATGCCAGGTAAGCATGGGAACAAAATACATCTAGATGAAGATACACAAGTGTTCTTATATCAGCTAGTTGGAACGTGGGGCCAGCTTCTATTTCCAAAACCCTGGAAGGAGTTTCGTTTATGGTATGACATACACAAGACCAAGGGCATCAAGCCAATTCTTGATGGAATG GTAACAACAGGGTGGTATAAAAAAATGGGGGACAAAATATGGACACCATGGTTCATTAAATTCATCCACTCCCGAACCTATTTCAACATCTACACTAATTTCCCACACGAATCCGCTCTCAGTGTCTCTCATAGAGACGCCGGTGTCAACTACGGGAAAACCGCGGGTCCCGATTCCAATCTCCTCAAAGAAACTTCCCAAATTTCCAAATTCTCCCCCTTGAGAAATCTCAAATGGTATGATTTCTGTTTCCAAGAAGTCTCCCCCAATAGAATTGTAAACAATGTCCATGATCTCGATCCCATTttaaaatcaacacaaaaatcaAACACTCTTATACTCGTGAACATACATAGAACATCAAAAATGTTCATCAAAAACTTGTTGTGTCACTTTGAGAGGTTGAATGTTCGGAACTATGTTTTAGTGGGTCCCGCATCGGATTTTTTGTTTGATCTTGCGAGACGTGGGAATCCTGTGATAAATGTGGATCggtttttggatgatttcaagAAGTTAAAATTGAGTAATGTGAAAAATGAAGTTTTTGTGATGGCGTATGTGGTTAAAAAGGCGTTGGAAATGAATTATGACACATGGGTGTTGGATCACGATATGATTCCGGTCAAACCGGAGttgttttttgactttttgaaacTCGGTTTGTCTGTTGACTTTTATGTCGGGGAGAGGTTTGGGATTTTGTTTGCGAAAAGTTCGGGATCCGAGATTTGGACGGATCGGTTTGTGTATGAGATTGCGGGGATGGGTGGTGAGGGTAGTTTTGGGATTTTGGTAGGGAAGTTGTTGGAGGCGAAGGGTGTAAAGTTGGAAAGGGTAAATGATGAGGGGGTTGAAGTGAAAGATAGTGGAAGTTTGATGAAGAATGAGACGAAGGTTGTGTTTTGGAATTCTGGTTTGGGTTTGGAGTTGGTTAGAAATAGACTTGAAAGTTTTGGGTTGTGGATTATAGATGGTGAGTGTAATTGTAAGGCTGTTATTTGTCACTCGTCGTAG